The window TGGATTGAAAAAAGGAAAATAATGAAGAATACGATCTTTGTTGTCGTTTGTAAGATGACATCATTTGTTTTCATCCGTATTCTCCCCCTTTCTTGACAACTTCAGACGAATCATAGCAAGTACTGCGATTCCAGCGATTGATAGAACTGCAATTTCAAACAATGTATCAAATCCGCGGTAATCTACGAGAATGACGTTGACGATATTACCGCCGCCCGCTTCTGTTGCAACTGTATCTTTGTAATACTGCGATATAGATGGAATCAGTTTTTGTGAATGGGCAGATAATGCAACGAGTGTGACCGTGATTCCGACTCCGGCCGCGATAATCAGATTCCCAAGCTTATTGCGCTTTGTTTGGCCGTGATTACTAAGCGACGGCAAATGCTTAAAGGCTAACAAGAACAAGGCAACTGATATCGTTTCAATGACGAGCTGTGTAAGTGCCAAATCGGGTGCCTTGAAAATAACGAAGAACAAAGCAACCGAATACCCAACGCCACCAAGTGCGATAATTGCAGACAGTCTTGTCTTGGCAAGCAGAACCATACAAACTGCGATAATCAGAACAATAGCGGTCAGGACACCGTATAAGTTTACCGGTGCAAAACTGTCCATATCGACAACGAAAGCTTCTTTAATGAATAGCGTCGCAGCTGTAATTGAAGCAATAAATGCAAACATATACATTAAATATGTGCGGATTAAACCTGTCATATAGAAGCGGGAAATACGGTTCATTCCGCTTTCACTAAATAACATGGCTGAATCATACAGAGCATTCAACGACAAGTATTCCGGCTGGATGTCATATAGTTTTTGCCATCTTGCCATTGTTAGGAATAAGACAATCCCGACTCCGACAAGTGAAACCGTCATCCACAATTCCGGAGCGTCAAAGCCATGCCAAGCCATTACGTGAACAGCGACTTCCGAAGGATGACTGTACAAACCAGGTTGGACAGCCATCACAGCGGGTTTCACAAACCATTTCCCAATCAGATTCGGGATGAAGAAGATGCCAACTACTAACGCCGCGAGAATAACGGGAGATACAAGCATCCCGATAGGTGCTTCATGCGGTTTATGCGGTAGTGGTTCGCTTTTTCGTTGACCTGCGAATGTCTTGAATACAAAGTAAAAGCTATAGACGAATGTGAATACACTGGCAATCCAAGCGATAACAGGGAAGACGATTCCCCATGTCGCAAAGTTGAACAGTTCAAAATGGCGAATTGCCAACATCGATTGAAGGAACATTTCCTTACTCAGGAAGCCGTTGAATGGCGGCAGGCCTGCCATCGACATCGATCCGATGAATGCGACCGTGAAGCTGACTGGCATAATACTCATTAACCCGCCGAGTTTCCGGATATCCCGAGTACCGGTTTCATGATCGACAATACCCGCAATCATGAACAAACTACCCTTAAAGGTCGCGTGGTTAATCAAATGAAAGATTGCTGCGAATGTCGCGAATTTAAAAATCGGATCATCGGAGTGATAGGCAAGCGCACCTGCGCCAAGTAGAGACATGATGAGTCCTAACTGGCTGACTGTTGAAAAAGCAAGAATCGCTTTTAAATCGGTTTGTTTCACTGCGAAAATCGAGCCCCAGAACAGTGTCAAAAGTCCAATCCCTGTAACGAGCCAGATCCATACTTCAGAAACGGCAAAAATAGGCGTGAACCGAGCAACAAGGTAGAGACCAGCTTTAACCATTGTTGCTGAGTGTAGATAGGCACTGACTGGTGTAGGCGCTTCCATTGCATCCGGAAGCCAAATATGGAACGGGAACTGTGCTGATTTCGTAAATGCACCAAGCAACACGAGAACGAGCGCCAGCGTAAAGAATTCATGCCCTATAAAAGTTGGAGCATTGGCGATAAGTTCACGGATAGAAAACGTATCTCCCATAATGCCTAACAGAATGAATCCTCCAAGCATCATCAGCCCGCCAAATACGGTGATCATCATCGATTTCAATGCACCAAATCGTGAACCATCACGCGTATTCCAATAGCCGATAAGCAAGAATGAGGAAATGGACGTTAATTCCCAGAACAAGTAGAGGGAAATAACATTGTCTGACTGCACGACTCCAAGCATCGCGCTCATGAAAATAAGTAGATAGACGTAGAAGTTATTTAGTTTCTCACGATTTTTATCGAGATAGAAGATAGAGTACAGTACAACTAATGCACCAATCCCTGTTATTAGTAATGTAAATAACAGACTAAGTCCATCAAT of the Sporosarcina sp. FSL K6-1508 genome contains:
- a CDS encoding Na+/H+ antiporter subunit A; its protein translation is MEFVLLIFLPIVVALFVPLLFRKLKAIHTGWFVLLVPIALFIYYTGFITTTMDGGHALSELQWIPSLGISFVSYIDGLSLLFTLLITGIGALVVLYSIFYLDKNREKLNNFYVYLLIFMSAMLGVVQSDNVISLYLFWELTSISSFLLIGYWNTRDGSRFGALKSMMITVFGGLMMLGGFILLGIMGDTFSIRELIANAPTFIGHEFFTLALVLVLLGAFTKSAQFPFHIWLPDAMEAPTPVSAYLHSATMVKAGLYLVARFTPIFAVSEVWIWLVTGIGLLTLFWGSIFAVKQTDLKAILAFSTVSQLGLIMSLLGAGALAYHSDDPIFKFATFAAIFHLINHATFKGSLFMIAGIVDHETGTRDIRKLGGLMSIMPVSFTVAFIGSMSMAGLPPFNGFLSKEMFLQSMLAIRHFELFNFATWGIVFPVIAWIASVFTFVYSFYFVFKTFAGQRKSEPLPHKPHEAPIGMLVSPVILAALVVGIFFIPNLIGKWFVKPAVMAVQPGLYSHPSEVAVHVMAWHGFDAPELWMTVSLVGVGIVLFLTMARWQKLYDIQPEYLSLNALYDSAMLFSESGMNRISRFYMTGLIRTYLMYMFAFIASITAATLFIKEAFVVDMDSFAPVNLYGVLTAIVLIIAVCMVLLAKTRLSAIIALGGVGYSVALFFVIFKAPDLALTQLVIETISVALFLLAFKHLPSLSNHGQTKRNKLGNLIIAAGVGITVTLVALSAHSQKLIPSISQYYKDTVATEAGGGNIVNVILVDYRGFDTLFEIAVLSIAGIAVLAMIRLKLSRKGENTDENK